A single region of the Verrucomicrobiota bacterium genome encodes:
- a CDS encoding leucine-rich repeat domain-containing protein — protein sequence MTRLHFSACISTLLLCSAISWAADPAAPEPPIFKDKNLEAAVRKFVFEKRDNDKPLVEADLVNLSTIQANAKGIKDLSGLEKCVNLASLDLAENLVTDLTPLKGMSKLQYLNLADNRISDIRPLAEVKALQYIELSHNQVRNIRPLSSLTNLASLYLGHNQILDIYPLVNLRKLSSLYLDNNRIETVDEIGNLKGLMTLSLNNNVISDLAPLEGLTGLYYLFLEGNEIRDLTPLVKIVKKDVEGEKRFAPFLKVYLQRNPLSTEAKKTQLAALQERGVRVN from the coding sequence ATGACCAGGCTACATTTCTCTGCTTGCATTTCAACGCTCCTGCTTTGTTCTGCGATTTCCTGGGCGGCGGACCCCGCAGCTCCGGAACCGCCCATCTTCAAAGACAAAAACCTCGAAGCCGCCGTCCGCAAATTCGTCTTCGAGAAACGCGACAACGACAAGCCGCTTGTCGAAGCGGACCTCGTTAACCTCTCCACGATCCAGGCCAACGCGAAAGGCATCAAAGACCTGAGCGGACTCGAAAAGTGCGTGAACCTCGCCTCGCTCGATCTGGCGGAGAATCTGGTCACGGATCTCACGCCCCTGAAGGGCATGTCGAAACTGCAATATCTAAACCTGGCGGACAACCGGATCAGCGACATCCGTCCGCTGGCCGAGGTCAAGGCGCTCCAATACATCGAGCTGTCCCATAACCAGGTCAGGAACATCCGGCCTTTGAGTTCGCTCACGAATCTGGCGTCCTTGTATCTTGGACATAATCAGATCCTGGACATCTATCCCCTGGTCAACCTGCGGAAGCTGTCTTCGCTTTACCTGGACAACAACCGGATCGAAACGGTTGACGAGATTGGGAATCTGAAAGGCTTGATGACACTTTCTTTGAACAACAACGTCATTTCGGACCTGGCCCCGTTGGAGGGCCTGACCGGGCTCTATTATCTCTTTCTGGAGGGAAACGAAATCCGTGATCTCACCCCGTTGGTCAAAATCGTGAAGAAAGATGTCGAGGGCGAAAAGCGGTTCGCGCCGTTCCTCAAGGTCTATCTGCAACGGAATCCGCTCAGCACGGAGGCGAAGAAAACGCAACTCGCCGCTCTGCAGGAGCGCGGAGTGAGAGTGAACTGA